The proteins below are encoded in one region of Micromonospora pisi:
- a CDS encoding cysteine dioxygenase family protein yields the protein MSTNQLDDLVRSVRIAANQVCPPEETAQLVSAALRANLPTREILTPEQLAGDPDSYVQHVLHVEPDGLFSVVALVWRPGQATPIHDHLCWCVVGVVDGVESEVRYEVTERDGDVFLTQAEVTENLTGSVCGIAPPGDIHEVRNAGTDTAVSIHIYGADISRVGTSIRRRYQLPVLVG from the coding sequence ATGTCCACGAACCAGCTCGACGACCTGGTCCGGAGCGTCCGGATCGCGGCCAACCAGGTCTGTCCGCCCGAGGAGACCGCGCAACTGGTCAGCGCCGCCCTCCGGGCCAACCTGCCCACCCGGGAGATCCTCACCCCGGAGCAGTTGGCCGGCGACCCGGACAGCTACGTCCAGCACGTGCTGCACGTCGAACCGGACGGCCTCTTCTCCGTCGTCGCCCTGGTCTGGCGGCCGGGGCAGGCCACCCCCATCCACGACCACCTCTGCTGGTGCGTCGTCGGCGTGGTCGACGGCGTCGAGTCCGAGGTCCGGTACGAGGTCACCGAACGCGACGGCGACGTGTTCCTCACCCAGGCGGAGGTGACCGAGAACCTCACCGGCAGCGTCTGCGGCATCGCCCCGCCCGGCGACATCCACGAGGTACGCAACGCCGGCACCGACACCGCCGTCTCGATCCACATCTACGGCGCGGACATCTCCCGGGTCGGCACCAGCATCCGCCGCCGCTACCAACTCCCCGTCCTGGTCGGCTGA
- a CDS encoding LysR substrate-binding domain-containing protein, with amino-acid sequence MSDLPDLESLRLLVDVAELGSIGQAARAAGIAQPSATKRLAALERWAGVPLLLRTHRGSPLTDDGRVVVGWAIRLLGAADEFRHSLVALREARAAQLRVAASMTVAEALLPRWLHHLRMTYPDIRVGLTVINSTEVARLVLADEGIDVGFVEGPTVPEGLDTLVVGHDQLIVVVAPGHRWARRRQPLEPTELAGTRLVVREVGSGTRETLERALADLDPLPPELALGSNAAVKGAAMAGTAPAVLSRYAVEMELAAKLLVAIPVRGLTLSRTLRAVWPRGRRLTGSATALLQAIARSGRTERAESDRPDEP; translated from the coding sequence ATGAGCGACCTCCCGGATCTCGAATCCCTCCGGCTGCTGGTCGACGTCGCCGAGCTGGGCAGCATCGGCCAGGCGGCACGGGCGGCCGGCATCGCCCAGCCGTCGGCGACCAAGCGGCTGGCCGCCCTCGAACGCTGGGCCGGGGTGCCGCTGCTGCTCCGCACCCACCGGGGATCGCCCCTCACCGACGACGGCCGGGTGGTGGTCGGTTGGGCCATCCGGCTGCTCGGGGCGGCCGACGAGTTCCGCCACAGCCTCGTCGCCCTCCGCGAGGCACGGGCCGCCCAGTTGCGGGTCGCCGCGAGCATGACCGTCGCCGAGGCGCTGCTGCCCCGGTGGCTGCACCACCTGCGGATGACGTACCCGGACATCCGGGTCGGCCTAACCGTGATCAACTCGACCGAGGTGGCCCGGCTGGTCCTCGCCGACGAGGGGATCGACGTCGGTTTCGTCGAGGGACCGACGGTGCCGGAAGGGCTCGACACCCTGGTCGTCGGGCACGACCAGTTGATCGTGGTGGTGGCACCGGGGCACCGGTGGGCGCGGCGCCGCCAGCCGTTGGAGCCGACCGAGCTGGCCGGGACCCGGCTGGTGGTCCGCGAGGTCGGATCCGGCACCCGGGAAACCCTCGAACGGGCCCTCGCCGATCTCGACCCGCTCCCCCCGGAGCTGGCCCTCGGCTCCAACGCCGCAGTCAAGGGCGCGGCCATGGCCGGCACCGCCCCGGCGGTACTCAGCCGCTACGCGGTGGAGATGGAACTCGCCGCGAAACTGCTGGTCGCGATCCCGGTACGCGGGCTGACGCTGAGCCGTACGCTGCGCGCCGTCTGGCCGCGCGGACGGCGCCTCACCGGCTCCGCCACCGCACTGCTCCAGGCGATCGCCCGGTCCGGCCGGACGGAGCGGGCCGAGTCGGACCGGCCCGACGAACCATAA